Proteins encoded together in one Altererythrobacter epoxidivorans window:
- a CDS encoding vWA domain-containing protein has translation MFFNFVDELRAAGIPASFKEHLTLLEALDKDVIEQSPEEFYYLSRATFVKDEGMIDRFDQVFAKVFKGILSDYGQNPVEIPEDWLKAVAEKFLSEEEMEKIKSLGDWDEIMETLKKRLEEQQKRHEGGNKWIGTGGTSPFGHSGYNPEGVRIGGESKHKRAIKVWEKREFKNLDNTKELGTRNIKMALRRLRRFAREGAADQLDIDATIDGTAKQGWLDIHMRPERRNAVKLLLFLDVGGSMDPFIKLCEELFSAATTEFKNLEFFYFHNCLYEGVWKDNKRRWQERTKTWDVLHKYGHDYKVIFVGDAAMSPYEITHPGGSVEHMNEEAGAIWMQRVTNTYPATVWLNPVPEKQWNYSQSTKVIKQLVNDRMYPLTLDGLDDAMRELSRKHG, from the coding sequence ATGTTTTTCAACTTCGTCGACGAGCTTCGCGCAGCGGGCATTCCCGCGAGCTTCAAGGAACACCTCACCTTGCTCGAGGCGCTCGACAAGGATGTGATCGAACAGAGCCCCGAGGAGTTTTATTACCTCTCGCGCGCCACCTTCGTGAAGGACGAAGGGATGATCGACCGGTTCGACCAGGTATTCGCGAAGGTTTTCAAAGGTATCTTGTCGGATTACGGACAGAACCCCGTGGAAATCCCCGAGGACTGGCTTAAGGCCGTTGCCGAGAAATTCCTCTCCGAAGAAGAGATGGAGAAGATCAAGAGCCTGGGCGACTGGGACGAGATCATGGAAACGCTGAAGAAGCGGCTCGAAGAGCAGCAAAAACGCCACGAGGGCGGCAACAAGTGGATCGGCACGGGCGGCACCTCGCCCTTCGGCCATTCGGGCTACAATCCGGAAGGCGTGCGGATCGGCGGCGAGAGCAAGCACAAACGCGCGATCAAGGTCTGGGAAAAGCGCGAGTTCAAGAACCTCGACAACACCAAGGAACTGGGTACCCGCAACATCAAGATGGCCCTTCGCCGACTGCGCCGCTTCGCACGCGAAGGTGCGGCCGACCAGCTCGACATCGACGCGACGATCGACGGCACGGCCAAGCAGGGCTGGCTCGATATCCATATGCGGCCGGAGCGGCGCAACGCGGTCAAACTGCTGCTGTTCCTCGATGTCGGCGGTTCGATGGATCCTTTCATCAAGCTGTGCGAAGAATTGTTCAGTGCGGCGACTACCGAGTTCAAAAACCTCGAGTTTTTCTATTTCCACAACTGCCTCTACGAAGGCGTGTGGAAGGATAACAAGCGCCGTTGGCAGGAACGTACCAAGACCTGGGACGTGCTTCACAAATATGGTCACGACTACAAGGTCATCTTCGTAGGCGATGCCGCGATGAGCCCCTACGAGATTACCCATCCCGGCGGCAGCGTGGAGCATATGAACGAAGAGGCAGGCGCGATCTGGATGCAGCGTGTGACCAACACCTATCCTGCGACCGTTTGGCTGAACCCGGTGCCCGAGAAGCAGTGGAATTATTCCCAGTCGACCAAGGTCATCAAGCAGCTGGTAAATGATCGGATGTACCCGCTCACGCTCGACGGTCTCGATGACGCAATGCGCGAACTGAGCCGCAAGCACGGGTAG
- a CDS encoding methyl-accepting chemotaxis protein: MKAIEINGEGVQALDRIPASCGDVTVSCTDVAGILQAVIESSEKLRDEHTALRGTVTELEADQEKVAEASDEARLLSERAIERLGEGTSLIHASLGKINSVLGLVEALSQHVTSFAAAMEQVRRSAKDIEEIAETTNILALNATIEAMRAGDAGRTFAVVAGEVKSLANDTRKATDEISATVEALGSEASLVIERIQTGSQASDEAKASVSQIERTISSVGELVEEVDKQNDQIARSTSTISGHVQRVQNVLDSYDTAAIDNEAKLEQAHSRMEELELTASDMFDQIVKAGLSPEDSVQVERAQSVARRVAETAEKAIAEGKLRIDAMFDQNYREVPGTNPKLFRTSFSDWADANWRPIFDGVVADGGVVRMCSSADMNGFLPTHITDCSRKPTGDLAHDTKYCRNGRIMLEGVDIAAKKSTAPYMMAVYRQEGDGKTYHIVRNVYVPIIVNGRRWGDFELAYVL, from the coding sequence ATGAAAGCAATTGAGATAAACGGCGAGGGTGTTCAGGCGCTTGATCGTATTCCTGCCAGCTGCGGGGATGTGACCGTCAGTTGCACCGATGTCGCGGGCATTCTCCAGGCTGTCATCGAATCGTCCGAAAAACTGCGTGACGAACATACGGCCCTGCGGGGGACCGTAACCGAGCTTGAGGCTGATCAGGAAAAGGTCGCCGAAGCCAGCGACGAAGCTCGCCTCCTGTCCGAACGTGCGATCGAACGGCTTGGTGAGGGCACGAGCCTGATCCACGCATCGCTCGGCAAGATCAATTCGGTCCTCGGGCTGGTCGAAGCGCTTTCGCAGCATGTTACGAGCTTCGCCGCCGCGATGGAACAGGTGCGTCGCAGCGCCAAGGACATCGAGGAAATTGCCGAAACGACCAATATCCTCGCCCTCAATGCAACGATCGAGGCGATGCGCGCAGGTGATGCCGGACGGACATTTGCTGTCGTCGCAGGCGAAGTGAAAAGCCTCGCGAACGATACGCGCAAGGCAACCGACGAGATTTCAGCCACGGTCGAAGCGCTGGGATCCGAGGCGAGCCTCGTCATCGAACGCATCCAGACCGGCTCGCAGGCAAGCGACGAGGCCAAGGCCTCCGTCTCGCAGATCGAGCGGACCATTTCGAGCGTTGGAGAACTTGTCGAGGAAGTCGACAAGCAGAACGACCAGATCGCACGTTCGACCAGCACGATCAGCGGCCATGTCCAGCGCGTCCAGAACGTGCTCGACAGCTATGACACGGCGGCCATCGATAACGAGGCCAAGCTCGAACAGGCGCATAGCCGGATGGAAGAGCTGGAATTGACTGCCAGCGACATGTTCGACCAGATCGTGAAGGCCGGGCTTTCGCCCGAGGACAGTGTACAGGTCGAGCGCGCCCAGAGCGTTGCGCGCCGTGTTGCCGAAACGGCAGAAAAGGCCATCGCGGAAGGCAAGCTCAGGATCGATGCGATGTTCGACCAGAACTATCGCGAAGTGCCGGGCACGAATCCGAAACTGTTCCGCACGTCGTTCAGCGATTGGGCCGATGCCAACTGGCGCCCGATTTTCGATGGTGTGGTTGCCGACGGCGGCGTCGTTCGCATGTGTTCGAGCGCCGACATGAACGGCTTCCTGCCGACGCATATCACCGATTGTTCGCGTAAGCCGACGGGCGATCTCGCGCATGATACGAAATACTGCCGCAACGGCCGGATCATGCTCGAAGGCGTCGATATTGCCGCGAAGAAGAGCACCGCGCCATACATGATGGCGGTCTATCGCCAGGAAGGCGACGGCAAGACCTACCATATCGTGCGCAATGTCTATGTTCCGATCATCGTAAACGGTCGGCGCTGGGGTGATTTCGAGCTGGCCTACGTACTTTGA
- a CDS encoding methyl-accepting chemotaxis protein has protein sequence MTEYRKIEISEETVLRGLPDNCGRVVDTASNVAGLISSVIGSSNSLRDDHLALRQNIQELEADQDRVSQASDEARLLSEKAIARLGEGTELISGSLERINELIELVGALTDHVTGFAAAMDQVRRSTLDIEKIAETTNMLALNASIEAQRAGDAGANFSVVATEVKTLAANTRKATEEIGKTMDALASEAGTVITQIEDGASESRLAQESVSRIEQTLGSVVQLVEEVDKQNDQIARSTCTISDHVLRVKDVLESFDAASDANDRQLSRSSERLTGLEDIANDLFNQLVHSGVAAIDERMAKAATEGHAEAMRVTEQALADGVISESQIFDENYQEIAGSKPKRYRNRLMDWAHENWRPILDATTEKDDAIIFALLNDMNGYLPTHISAQSQAPTGDLKHDELYCFNGRMIEVDRRKWESMPLETYSMYTYRQPRADGKFWLMRCASIPFVINGRRWGNFVVGYRLRSDRK, from the coding sequence ATGACCGAGTATCGCAAGATAGAGATTTCCGAAGAGACCGTTCTTCGCGGATTGCCCGACAATTGCGGGCGTGTGGTCGATACCGCTTCCAATGTCGCTGGGCTGATTTCCAGCGTGATAGGCAGCAGCAACAGCCTTCGCGACGATCACCTGGCATTGCGCCAGAACATCCAGGAACTCGAAGCCGACCAGGACCGCGTCAGCCAGGCGAGCGACGAAGCCCGCCTGCTGTCCGAAAAAGCCATCGCCAGGCTTGGCGAGGGGACCGAACTGATCAGCGGATCGCTCGAACGGATCAACGAACTGATCGAACTCGTCGGCGCGCTGACCGATCATGTGACCGGCTTTGCCGCCGCCATGGACCAGGTGCGCCGCAGCACGCTCGACATCGAGAAGATAGCCGAGACGACGAACATGCTCGCGCTCAATGCCTCTATCGAGGCGCAGCGGGCGGGTGATGCAGGCGCGAATTTTTCGGTCGTGGCGACAGAGGTCAAGACGCTCGCCGCCAATACGCGCAAGGCCACCGAAGAAATCGGCAAGACCATGGATGCTCTCGCGTCCGAGGCCGGCACAGTCATCACCCAGATCGAGGATGGTGCATCCGAGAGCCGCCTGGCGCAGGAAAGCGTCTCTCGCATCGAGCAGACGCTCGGCAGCGTTGTCCAGTTGGTCGAAGAGGTCGACAAGCAGAACGACCAGATTGCGCGCTCGACCTGCACCATCAGCGACCACGTGTTGCGAGTGAAGGATGTCCTTGAATCCTTCGATGCGGCATCCGACGCCAACGACCGCCAGCTGAGCCGATCGAGCGAGCGCCTTACCGGTCTGGAAGATATTGCCAACGACCTGTTCAACCAGCTCGTTCATTCCGGCGTCGCCGCGATCGATGAGAGGATGGCGAAAGCGGCCACCGAAGGTCACGCGGAGGCAATGCGCGTCACCGAGCAGGCCCTTGCCGACGGCGTCATCAGCGAAAGCCAGATTTTCGACGAGAATTACCAGGAGATCGCGGGGAGCAAACCAAAGCGTTATCGCAACCGCCTGATGGATTGGGCGCACGAAAATTGGCGACCCATCCTGGACGCAACGACGGAGAAGGATGACGCGATCATCTTTGCGTTGCTGAATGACATGAACGGCTATCTGCCGACCCATATCTCGGCGCAATCCCAGGCGCCGACAGGCGACCTGAAGCATGACGAACTTTATTGCTTCAACGGGCGGATGATTGAGGTCGATCGGCGCAAGTGGGAAAGCATGCCGCTCGAAACCTACAGCATGTACACTTATCGCCAGCCACGCGCGGACGGTAAGTTCTGGCTGATGCGTTGCGCCAGTATTCCGTTTGTAATCAATGGTCGGCGTTGGGGTAACTTCGTTGTGGGTTATCGCCTCCGAAGCGATCGGAAATGA
- a CDS encoding methyl-accepting chemotaxis protein has product MMHKGGITASSARLLEGFDDVSNTLAAALAANDAGRTGRYELKTILAKIATDQQVMSQASGATQAISEDALEQLGNGTAVIDSTLGEIEELIAIMPELMERIAGFSKAMEVVQKAANKIAELADATDILSLNARIEAAVSGSSGDNFQTVASEVQALSVKAKAAASGINRTVNALASETKTMSERVSTGADACSDVSHSIGQIKQTIQDVCVSLVEVDSAQSRIGDVSNHMSENLAKSTKAIDAGDGRLGNHGREIAAASERIVSLKERTEDLQRFVKQIEAPQT; this is encoded by the coding sequence ATGATGCATAAAGGCGGGATCACCGCCTCGAGTGCTCGCCTTCTTGAAGGTTTCGACGACGTCTCGAACACTCTCGCAGCAGCGCTTGCCGCAAACGATGCCGGTCGGACCGGTCGCTACGAGCTCAAGACCATCCTCGCGAAGATTGCGACCGACCAGCAGGTAATGAGCCAGGCGAGTGGCGCGACCCAGGCAATCTCCGAAGATGCACTCGAGCAATTGGGCAATGGCACAGCGGTCATCGATTCTACACTGGGAGAGATCGAAGAACTCATTGCCATCATGCCCGAACTGATGGAGCGCATTGCAGGCTTTTCGAAGGCGATGGAGGTTGTGCAGAAAGCGGCCAACAAGATCGCGGAATTGGCCGATGCGACCGACATCCTGTCATTGAATGCGCGGATCGAGGCGGCTGTCTCCGGCAGCAGCGGCGATAATTTCCAGACTGTCGCGAGCGAAGTCCAGGCGCTGTCGGTCAAGGCCAAGGCGGCGGCTTCCGGGATCAACCGCACGGTGAACGCACTCGCGTCCGAAACGAAGACCATGAGCGAGCGTGTTTCGACGGGTGCCGACGCGTGCAGCGATGTTTCCCATTCTATTGGTCAGATCAAGCAGACCATCCAGGATGTCTGCGTCTCGCTGGTCGAGGTGGACAGTGCCCAGTCCCGCATCGGGGACGTGAGCAATCACATGTCGGAAAACCTCGCAAAGTCTACCAAGGCGATCGACGCCGGTGATGGCCGCCTAGGGAATCACGGCCGGGAAATTGCCGCTGCGTCCGAGCGTATCGTCAGCCTGAAAGAGCGGACCGAGGATCTGCAGCGCTTCGTCAAGCAGATCGAAGCACCGCAAACCTGA
- a CDS encoding AAA family ATPase, whose product MTETTRFEGTSSYIATDDLKVAVNAAVTLRRPLLVKGEPGTGKTVLAHEIAKATGAPLIEWNVKSTTKAQQGLYEYDAVARLRDGQLGDERVHDISNYIKKGKLWEAFTSPELPVLLIDEIDKADIEFPNDLLQELDRMSFDVYETHERIAAKERPIVVITSNNEKELPDAFLRRCFFHYIKFPDRETMKDIIEVHYPGIQKTLVSKAMDIFYELRDVPGLKKKPSTSELLDWLKLLLNEDMPLEVLQDSNPNSAIPPLHGALLKNEQDVMMFERLAFMARRNPS is encoded by the coding sequence ATGACCGAGACGACGCGCTTCGAGGGCACCAGCTCGTATATCGCCACCGATGACCTGAAAGTCGCAGTGAATGCCGCAGTGACCTTGCGCCGACCGCTCCTGGTCAAGGGCGAGCCCGGCACCGGCAAGACGGTGCTGGCGCATGAAATCGCCAAGGCGACCGGTGCGCCGCTGATCGAATGGAACGTCAAATCGACGACCAAAGCGCAGCAGGGCCTCTACGAATACGACGCGGTTGCCCGTCTTCGCGACGGCCAGCTCGGCGACGAACGCGTCCACGACATTTCGAACTACATCAAGAAGGGCAAGCTGTGGGAGGCCTTCACCAGCCCCGAACTGCCCGTCCTGCTGATCGACGAAATCGACAAGGCCGACATCGAATTCCCGAACGACCTCTTGCAAGAACTCGATCGCATGAGTTTCGACGTGTACGAAACGCACGAGCGGATCGCGGCCAAGGAGCGCCCGATCGTCGTCATCACCTCGAACAACGAGAAGGAACTGCCCGACGCCTTCCTGCGCCGCTGCTTCTTCCACTACATCAAGTTCCCCGACCGCGAGACGATGAAGGACATCATCGAAGTCCACTATCCGGGCATCCAGAAGACACTCGTCAGCAAGGCGATGGATATCTTCTACGAACTGCGCGACGTTCCGGGCCTGAAGAAGAAGCCCAGCACCAGCGAACTGCTCGACTGGCTGAAGCTGCTCCTGAACGAAGACATGCCGCTGGAAGTCCTGCAGGACAGCAATCCCAACAGTGCAATTCCGCCGCTGCACGGTGCGCTGCTGAAGAACGAACAGGACGTGATGATGTTCGAACGGCTTGCCTTCATGGCACGCCGCAACCCGAGCTGA
- a CDS encoding bifunctional alpha/beta hydrolase/OsmC family protein, with amino-acid sequence MPTEPVSIQTASGHTLAGSLEMPTGLVRGAALFAHCFTCTKNSRAAVEVARALAREGIACLRFDFTGLGDSEGDFGKAGFVTDVADIAHAANYLYQRFGTAILMVGHSLGGAAVLAAADQLETDTVAAIATIGAPSDVPHVLSNIDGDLDAIRETGEGQVKIGGREFSLGKDFIERTSAVDLLEEVGRLRKPLLILHSPTDEVVGVDHASTLFAAAKHPKSFVSLAGADHLLLDDADAHFAAMMIASWAQRYLPLKEDWPLPAEGVVVKSGHGKFGTEVHSARHRFIVDEPRDYGGDDTGPTPYDLLNASLGACTSMTLKMYADRVGFPLESVTVHVTHERDYHADCENCEKGVRIQALHRKIELHGDLDQSEVAELLEIADKCPVHRTLEGKLEILTERIS; translated from the coding sequence ATGCCGACAGAACCTGTTTCCATCCAGACTGCATCGGGACACACTCTGGCGGGATCGCTGGAAATGCCGACCGGCCTGGTCCGCGGCGCGGCGTTGTTCGCGCATTGCTTCACTTGCACGAAGAATTCGCGTGCAGCGGTCGAAGTCGCTCGTGCACTGGCGCGCGAGGGCATTGCATGCCTCAGGTTCGATTTTACCGGCCTGGGCGACAGCGAGGGTGATTTCGGGAAGGCCGGTTTCGTCACCGATGTTGCGGATATCGCCCATGCGGCAAACTACCTCTATCAGCGCTTCGGCACGGCAATACTCATGGTCGGGCACAGTCTCGGTGGGGCGGCGGTCCTGGCGGCTGCCGATCAGCTGGAAACGGACACCGTGGCAGCGATCGCGACCATCGGTGCCCCTTCCGATGTGCCGCATGTACTGTCGAATATCGACGGCGACCTGGACGCAATCCGTGAGACAGGCGAGGGTCAGGTAAAGATCGGCGGGCGGGAGTTCTCGCTCGGCAAGGATTTCATCGAGCGGACCTCCGCAGTCGATCTGCTGGAGGAGGTGGGAAGGCTGCGCAAGCCGCTGCTGATCCTTCATAGCCCGACCGACGAGGTGGTCGGTGTCGATCATGCCAGCACTTTGTTCGCTGCTGCGAAGCATCCGAAATCCTTTGTCAGCCTTGCCGGAGCAGACCATCTGCTGCTTGATGATGCAGACGCGCATTTCGCCGCAATGATGATTGCCAGCTGGGCGCAGCGCTACCTTCCGCTCAAGGAGGATTGGCCTCTCCCTGCAGAAGGCGTGGTCGTGAAATCCGGTCATGGAAAGTTCGGGACGGAAGTGCACTCTGCGCGTCACCGGTTCATCGTTGACGAGCCGCGCGATTACGGAGGGGATGATACAGGTCCGACGCCATACGATCTTTTGAACGCATCATTGGGTGCGTGCACGTCAATGACACTGAAGATGTATGCAGATCGGGTCGGCTTCCCCCTGGAAAGTGTGACGGTGCACGTGACTCACGAGCGCGATTACCATGCAGATTGCGAAAATTGCGAGAAGGGTGTGCGGATCCAGGCATTGCATCGCAAGATCGAGTTACACGGTGACCTCGATCAGAGCGAAGTGGCGGAATTGCTCGAAATTGCCGACAAATGTCCGGTTCATCGAACCTTGGAAGGAAAACTCGAAATACTAACCGAGCGGATTTCCTAG
- a CDS encoding type II toxin-antitoxin system prevent-host-death family antitoxin — protein MNEDNRNVTAADFVRHFAKYREAAQTGPVIVTNHGRKTHALLSIADYEEAQGYASKSASGEAADPLEVIENFANWISESLMVMDHDLKIETVNQQLEMMLHKSRKDLIGLTVTDLHVNIRGSVAESLLIRTSTTGQSSVADFPSFFNVGRWIHMRCFPWGDHIVALFRDITEEVTNFRLADVKESILAAMDIHGGIGYARLSPRGTIDRCDKALAKKLGLNEDRLVGVPFVDLVDVKSRVEFREALEKCLRNNVGERIQTSLLTNSGTLLSGVAGIHGLHGAYGVEGAIVVLTIE, from the coding sequence ATGAACGAAGATAATCGTAATGTAACTGCGGCAGATTTTGTCCGCCACTTCGCGAAATATCGCGAAGCTGCGCAAACGGGGCCAGTAATCGTCACCAACCACGGGCGTAAAACACACGCTTTATTGTCGATTGCAGATTACGAGGAAGCGCAGGGTTATGCTTCCAAATCGGCGTCGGGTGAAGCGGCCGATCCGCTTGAAGTAATCGAAAATTTTGCCAACTGGATCTCTGAGTCCCTGATGGTGATGGACCACGATCTGAAGATCGAGACCGTCAACCAGCAGCTGGAAATGATGCTTCACAAATCGCGCAAGGACCTGATCGGTCTGACCGTGACGGACCTCCACGTGAATATTCGTGGCAGTGTTGCGGAATCCCTCCTGATCCGGACTTCCACTACCGGCCAGTCGAGCGTTGCCGACTTCCCTTCGTTTTTCAACGTAGGGCGCTGGATACACATGCGTTGTTTTCCGTGGGGCGATCACATTGTCGCGTTGTTTCGCGACATAACCGAAGAGGTCACCAATTTCCGGCTCGCCGATGTCAAGGAATCGATCCTGGCAGCGATGGATATACACGGTGGCATCGGATACGCGCGCCTGTCGCCGCGGGGCACGATCGACCGTTGTGACAAGGCATTGGCCAAGAAACTTGGCTTGAACGAAGATCGCCTGGTTGGTGTGCCGTTCGTCGATCTTGTCGATGTGAAATCTCGCGTCGAATTCCGAGAAGCGCTGGAGAAATGCCTGCGCAACAATGTGGGCGAGAGGATCCAGACGAGCCTGCTGACGAATTCGGGCACTCTCCTTTCAGGCGTAGCCGGTATTCACGGCCTGCACGGTGCCTATGGTGTAGAAGGCGCAATCGTCGTTCTTACTATAGAGTAG
- a CDS encoding TadE/TadG family type IV pilus assembly protein, whose product METATITHKMNGDAGSSPCIFHRFRTNEDGSVLAESAFVIPMLIAMMFAVLTYATWFMQAHSIQQVTNDAARASLAGMTEAERLSLVQDSIEASLLERNGIEYENVAVSTSRDDQFYTVTLRYDVGGNALFKSSFVPLPSETIARSATVELPTY is encoded by the coding sequence ATGGAAACCGCAACGATCACTCACAAGATGAATGGCGACGCGGGGTCGTCGCCGTGCATCTTCCATCGCTTCCGCACTAACGAGGACGGGTCCGTTCTCGCGGAGTCCGCATTCGTCATCCCGATGCTCATCGCGATGATGTTCGCGGTCCTTACCTACGCAACCTGGTTCATGCAGGCTCACAGTATCCAGCAGGTCACCAATGATGCCGCGCGGGCGAGCCTGGCAGGCATGACAGAGGCCGAACGACTTAGTCTTGTCCAGGATTCGATCGAAGCTAGCCTGCTGGAGCGCAACGGTATCGAATATGAAAACGTCGCCGTATCCACGAGCCGCGACGACCAGTTCTACACCGTCACCCTTCGCTATGACGTCGGCGGGAATGCTCTGTTCAAGAGCTCATTCGTTCCGCTGCCAAGCGAAACGATAGCCCGCTCAGCCACCGTCGAACTGCCGACCTACTGA
- a CDS encoding pilus assembly protein TadG-related protein, with amino-acid sequence MAKNTLKSLLRSESGASAILFSLAAPPLLGATAIAIDFGMLYLEERDLQGVADAAAMAAVLPTDIPSYGEEKVQGILDQSPELDIRIVSVKPGKFNADTGVSMSDRFVENDDEANAVEVQLERRVPLMLGKLMGKEFSSVTARARAARTDLVAFDLGSDLLGFDKNLPGRYLEALADTNLGLNRIEVNAILGAQVDVGLFAEILRDRIGDEDDTLGDVFSGEASLYEIVSAMAAAASTSDGQEALERIANQLSDDEIALSSLVNLGPLGRQMADRGSDRLNVGAYMMLRAALQNAQGDEYSAEIRTEIQSFGSVDVKIAGGQHTTSSPFLAVDPLKKITLYTTETRIAVEAKTTAQSIGAVKVPLYLELAPAEAQIYDVECDPSESDNGVTLRVKPSIGSAKIGEVDDGDFYDFSTNPTVAKGTLIDTPVLDILGYADLSVGGDQNQYPRLSLAEIRAGTRKRVATNDTVQALINSLISDLDVEIRTLDIGLGRQSTAIEDRLLRGLANIAPSVDAVLNEVTDMVGVKLGVADVGVTSLSCGRPTIIG; translated from the coding sequence ATGGCAAAGAACACTCTCAAATCCCTACTGAGAAGCGAAAGCGGCGCTTCGGCCATACTCTTCAGCCTGGCTGCGCCGCCCCTGCTCGGTGCGACCGCGATCGCCATCGATTTCGGCATGCTCTATCTCGAGGAGCGCGACCTTCAGGGCGTGGCAGATGCAGCTGCGATGGCTGCCGTCCTGCCAACCGATATTCCGAGTTATGGCGAAGAGAAAGTACAGGGCATTCTCGATCAGTCGCCCGAGCTCGACATCCGCATCGTGTCGGTAAAACCGGGCAAGTTCAACGCGGATACCGGGGTGAGCATGTCCGACCGCTTCGTCGAGAACGACGACGAGGCCAATGCCGTCGAAGTCCAGCTGGAACGGCGGGTGCCGCTGATGCTCGGAAAGCTGATGGGCAAGGAATTTTCGTCCGTCACGGCGCGGGCGAGGGCGGCGCGGACCGATCTCGTCGCCTTCGATCTCGGCAGCGATCTGCTCGGCTTCGACAAGAACTTGCCGGGCCGGTATCTGGAGGCTCTTGCCGACACCAATCTCGGCCTCAATCGCATCGAAGTGAACGCGATCCTGGGGGCGCAGGTGGATGTCGGTCTCTTCGCTGAAATCCTGCGCGACAGGATCGGGGATGAGGACGACACCCTCGGGGATGTATTTTCGGGCGAAGCTTCGCTCTACGAGATCGTGTCGGCGATGGCTGCTGCAGCCAGCACTTCTGATGGGCAGGAGGCGCTCGAACGCATTGCCAACCAGTTGAGCGATGACGAGATCGCCCTCAGCAGCCTCGTAAATCTTGGTCCTTTGGGTCGCCAGATGGCCGATCGTGGCAGCGACCGGCTCAATGTCGGCGCGTACATGATGCTGCGGGCCGCCCTGCAGAATGCGCAGGGTGATGAATACTCGGCAGAGATCAGGACCGAGATCCAGAGCTTCGGGTCGGTCGATGTGAAGATAGCTGGTGGACAACACACCACGTCTTCACCCTTCCTCGCCGTCGATCCTCTCAAGAAGATCACCCTCTACACGACCGAAACGCGCATCGCTGTGGAGGCAAAGACTACGGCGCAGAGCATCGGTGCCGTTAAAGTGCCGCTCTATCTGGAGCTGGCACCGGCAGAAGCGCAGATTTACGATGTCGAATGCGACCCTTCGGAAAGCGACAACGGCGTAACGCTCCGGGTCAAGCCGTCGATCGGATCGGCCAAGATCGGCGAAGTCGACGATGGCGATTTCTACGATTTCTCGACCAACCCCACGGTTGCGAAAGGAACCCTGATCGATACGCCGGTCCTGGATATTCTCGGCTACGCGGACCTGTCGGTAGGCGGCGACCAGAACCAGTATCCTCGGCTCTCGCTTGCAGAAATCCGGGCAGGCACGCGCAAGCGCGTGGCGACCAATGACACAGTCCAGGCGCTGATCAATTCGCTGATCAGCGATCTCGATGTCGAAATCAGGACCCTCGATATCGGGCTCGGCCGGCAAAGCACTGCGATAGAAGACAGGCTGCTGCGTGGTCTTGCGAATATTGCGCCATCGGTCGATGCCGTGCTCAATGAAGTGACCGACATGGTCGGCGTCAAACTGGGTGTCGCCGATGTCGGGGTGACCAGCCTGTCATGCGGCCGCCCGACGATTATCGGCTGA